The Verrucomicrobiia bacterium region CCTCGACCAGGTGCCGGGCCAGTCTGGGTTCCATGACCAGGGACACCTCCATGGGGGTCTGCCGCACGCCCTGCGAGATCTGCTGTTCGAGGCGCGGATCCAGCGTGATGGCCCGCAGCATCCCGTTGTCCTGCTGGTAGGGTTTCACGATCTGCCAACCCAGCGCCCGCCGGGCGTGCTCGGACAGCTCGTCGGGATTCTTGGTCACCGCGGCGTAATCGGCGACCTTCTCGAGAATGCCGGACAGATTGCGGATCGAGATGCCCTCGGCCAGGAGGTTCTGCAGGATCCGCTGGATCTGACCGAGGTTGAGCATCCCCGGAATGAGATCGCTGACGATCGCCGAGTGGGTCTGCTTGAGGTTGTCCACCAGGGTCTGCACGTCCTGCCGGCTGAGAATCTCGTGCGCGTTGCGCTTGATGGTCTCCGAAAGGTGGGTGACCAGCACGGAGGCCGCGTCCACCACGGTGTACCCGGCCAGCTCCGCGTTGCGGCGCTCGACTTCGGTGATCCAGGTGGCGGGCAGCTTGAACACGGGTTCCACGGTGGGCATGCCGCGCAGCACAGTCTTGCTGTTGGTGGCGTTCATGGCCAGCCACTGGCCGGGCATCAACTCGCCCTGGACCACCGGATTGCCCTTCAGCAGGAACCGGTACTCGTTGGGACCGAGCTGCATGTTGTCGCGCAGCCGGATGGGGGGCACCACCATCCCCATCTCCTGGGCGAAGGTCTTGCGCACCCCGGTCACCCGTTCGAGCAGATCCCCGCCGCGCCGACCGTCCGCCAGTCCGACCAGCCCGTACCCGAGTTCGATTTGAAGGGTGTCGAGGGGCAGCAGGGACTCGAGCTTCTCGGCCGCACCGCCCTCGGGCTTGGCCGGTCCTCCGCCCGCTCCGCCCGCACCCTTGGCGCCGGCCCCCGCGCCACCCCCCGCCGCCGCCTCCGCCTCCTTGAGCTGCCCCTGGTGCTGCTTGAGCGCCCGGGCGAGCAGGAAGGTCACCACCGCCAGCCCGAGGAACGTCAGGGTCGGCAGGCCCGGCACCAGGGCGAAGATCCCCAGCATCCCCGACAACACGAACATCGCCCGCGGAAACAGGAAGAGCTGCTTGCTCAACTCCCGGCCCAGGTCGTCCTTGGCGGCCGCCCGGGTCACCAGAATGCCCGCCGCCACCGAGGTGATCAGGGCCGGCACCTGCGAGACCAGGCCATCCCCGATCGACAGCAGCGTGAAGCGCTGGAGCGAATCCGCCACGGTCATGCCCTTCTGCATGATCCCGATCGCGAATCCGCCGATGACGTTGATCAGGGTGATCAGGATCGAGGCGACGGCATCGCCGCGGACGAACTTGCTGGCACCGTCCATCGCGCCGTAGAAGTCGGCCTCCTGCTCGACCCGACGGCGGCGTTCCCGCGCCTCGGCCTCGTTGATGACCCCGGCATTGAGTTCGGCATCGATGGCCATCTGCTTGCCCGGCATGGCATCGAGGGTGAACCGGGCGGCCACCTCGGCGATGCGGCCGGCGCCCTTGGTGATGACGATGAAGTTGATGATCACCAGGATCGCGAAGACCACCAGGCCGACCACGAAGTTCCCCCGCACCACGAAGTCCCCGAAGGACTGGATGATCTGACCGGCATAGCCGTCGAGCAGGATCAGCCGCGTCGAGGCGATGTTCAGGCCGAGCCGGAACAGCGTCACGAAGAGCAGCAGGGTCGGGAACCCGCTGAAATCCGCCGGTTCCTTCACGTAAAGGATCACCAGCAGGATCAGGAGCGAGATGGCGATGCTTCCCGCCAGCAGGCCGTCCAGGAGGAACGGCGAGACGGGCAGGATCATCAGCAGGATGGTCCCGAACAGCGCCGCCGTAAGGAACAGGTCCCCGCTGCCGAGCAGGCGCGAAATCCTGGAAGGTGTCTGAGGGGCGGCCATGGGATCAGGTTCCGGCGTGTTGCTCGCGGTAGTAGCGGTAGGCGTTCACCCGGTACACCCAGGCCAGCACCTCGGCGACCGCCGCGAAGACCTGGGCCGGGATCTCCCCGCCCACCCGCCCGTGCTTGAACATCAGCCGGGCCAGCGGCTTGTCTTCGAGGATCGGCACCTGGTGCTGCCGCGCCACCTCGCGGATCCGCAGCGCATTCAGGCGCGATCCCTTGGCCACGATGCGCGGAGCCTTCATCGTCCGCCGGTCGTACCGCAGGGCGATGGCAAGGTGGGTCGGGTTGGTCACCACCACGTCCGCCTGCGGCACGTCCATCAGCATCTTGCGCTGGTTGACGCCCTGGCGGCGACGGCGCTGCTGGGCCCGCACCTGGGGATTGCCCTCGGTGTTCTTCATCTCATCCTTGACCTCCTGACGGGTCATCATCATGTCACGGTGGTTCTTCCAGAACTGGTATCCGTAATCGAGGGCGGCGATGACCATCAGGGCGAAGAGGACCCGCAGGATGATCTTCCGCGCCGAGTCGGCCATGAACAGGTTGATCCGCTGCACATCCACCATCGCGGTGAAGATCGGGTCGTCGAGCACCCCGCGGATCACCTGCGCCGTCAGAGCCACGATCACCGTCAGCTTCAGCAGCGCGATGCCCGCGGTCACCGTCGAATGGATCGAGAAGACCCGCTTGAACCCGCTCACCACGCTCAACCGCTCCCACTTCGCCTCCAGAGCCTCCGGAGCCGTCCGAAACCGGCTTTGAATGCCGCCGGCGAGCAATCCGCCGAGAATGGTCGCCGCCATGATGGGCCAGAGGCACTGACCGAGGGCCACCGCCGTGCTCACCACATGCCCGTGCATGGCCACCGGCGTCAGCGGCACCTCGTGCAGGTGCCCGAGCGTCGAGCCCACCGCCACGCTCAGGATCCGCCAGATCTCCCGGCTGGTGAACAACAGCGCCAGGAAGCCGGCCCCCAGCACAAACACCGTCTGGATCTCCGTGCTCCGCGCGAACTGGCCCTTCTTCCAGGCGTCCTCCAGCCGACGCGGTGTCGGTTGCTCGGTCTTCTCGCCAACTTGCTCGCTCATGACCTCATCGGGCGCTCCTCCCGCCCCCCTATGGCCGGACCCGCATCAGGGCCGCGATGCGGACCACGTCCTCCGGCAACCGCCCCAGGTAGTTGCCGATCTGGTGCGACATCAACTGGAACCCGAGCCCGAACACCACCAGGCCCGAGAACAGGCGCACGGCGAAACTCTCCGTGAAGACGTTCATCTGGGACACCGCCCGTCCCAGAACCGCAAACACCAGCGAGATGATGAAGGACACCGCCATCACCGGCGCCGCCATCTGCAACGCGATCACGAAGACCAGCCCGGCCCAGCGCAACACCTCGCCCAGCACCGCCTCCGGCAACCCCGCCGTCCCCACCGGCAGCAGCGCAAACGACCGCTGAAACCCCACCAGCATCCAGTGGTGCAGATCCAGCACCAGCCACAGCATCGTCGCCAGGTAGTTCAGCATCGTCCCCGGCACGCTCGCCTGCGAGTTGGTCAGCGGGTTGTAGCTCGGCGGCAGGCTCAATCCGATCTCCGCCCCGATGATCGCCCCCGCCATTTCGACCGCATAGAAGACCATCCGGCACACAAATCCGAACAGCAGCCCGATCCCCACCTCCGCCGCCATCAGCCCGATCAACCCGGCCATGTCCATCCCCGACGCCACCCCGCCCGGCACCATCGGGCTCACCAGGAAGGCCAGCAGCGCGCCCAGCGCCACCCGGATCGGCACCGGGACCGACGGCGCGGAGAAAACCGGAAACACCATCAGCAGGCCGCTCGCCCGCAGGAAGACCATCACCCACCCGGCCAGCCACTCGGAGGTCAACGGTATCATTGCGTTCCATGCCCCTCCTATCGCGTCATCTGCGGAATGCGCTCGATGACCGCCACCGTGAACTCGATCACCGTCCGCAACATGTAGGGCAGCAGCACCAGCAGCACCCCGGTGATGCCCAGCGCCTTCGGCACGAACGTCAGGGTCTGCTCATGGATCGATGTCACGGTCTGAAAGAGGCTCACCGCCAGCCCCAGCAGCATGGCGGTCAGCAGGAAGGGCGCCGCCAGGCCCACCGCCTGCATCATCATCGACTTCAACAGTTCCGCCGCGAATTCCGGATTCATGGTCTTGTTCTGGCCGCGTCCGCCTCCCACCCGTCCCCTCCCGTCATCCCCCGAAACTCAACACCACCGACCGCACGATGAGGTTCCATCCATCCACCAGCACAAACAGCAGGATCTTCAACGGAAGCGAGATGGTCATCGGCGGCATCATGAACATCCCCATGCTCATCAGCACCGTGGCCACCACCAGGTCGATCAGAATGAACGGCACGAACAGCAGGAACCCCATCTGAAACGCCGTCCGCAGTTCGCTCACGATGAATCCCGGAATCACCACCTTCATCGGCAGTTCCTCCGGTGCCATCGGACCCAGCTTCGCCAGTCCGACAAACAGCTCCACATCCTTCGGCCGGCACTGACGCAGCATGAACGCCCGCACCGGCCCGGTCGCCCGGTCCAGCGCCTCGGCCCCCTGGATCTCCCCGGCCCGGTAGGGTGCCAGCGCCTCCCGGTCCACTTCCTCCCACACCGGCGCCATGATGAACAAGGTCAGGAACAGCGAGAGCCCGATGATGATCTGGTTCGCCGGCGCCCCCTGCACCGACAACGCCGTTCGCACGAAGGACAGCACGATCGCGATCCGGGTGAAGCTCGTCATCAGCAGCACCAGCGACGGCGCCAGCGTCAGCAGCGTGATGACAAACAGCACCTTGATCGCCGAATCGACATCCGACGCCTGCGACAGACCGTTCACGCCGATGTTCAGGTTCATCCCCCCCGTCGAGGCCGGGGCCGGTTCCGGTGCCGGAACGGTCTGCGCCTCCGCCACCCCGCCCCACACCAGGCACGCCGCCAGCCCGACCAGCGCCAGCCCCCGAACGATCCACCCGGCGCTCCGCCTCATCCCCCACCCCGTCTGCATGGTCGATCCGGTCTTCATGCGCGGCGCCCGAGGACCTGTCGAAACGCTTCCTGGAAATCCAGCGACGGCGCGGTCGGGACCACTTCGTCCTGGCCCGCCTCCGGCAGATGCGTCAGGAGGGACACACCGGATGGCGACGACGCCACCAGCATCCGCTGCTGCCGGTAGCCCACCACCCAGAGTGCCTGCCGGGCTCCGAGCGATCGCATCTCGATCACCTTCAGGTCCGGTCGCCCCGCCCTGCCCGCCGAAAGGCGCTGCCAGTTTCGCACCAGCCAGACACCGCCCAGGAACAATCCCAGAACGAGGGCCAACGCGCCCATCAACCGGATCATCGAAACGCCCAGGCCCGGCAGAGGCAGCGCCTCGTCACCCGGGACGCCCGCCGCCGACGGCTCGGCGGCGACCGCCAGTC contains the following coding sequences:
- a CDS encoding EscU/YscU/HrcU family type III secretion system export apparatus switch protein: MSEQVGEKTEQPTPRRLEDAWKKGQFARSTEIQTVFVLGAGFLALLFTSREIWRILSVAVGSTLGHLHEVPLTPVAMHGHVVSTAVALGQCLWPIMAATILGGLLAGGIQSRFRTAPEALEAKWERLSVVSGFKRVFSIHSTVTAGIALLKLTVIVALTAQVIRGVLDDPIFTAMVDVQRINLFMADSARKIILRVLFALMVIAALDYGYQFWKNHRDMMMTRQEVKDEMKNTEGNPQVRAQQRRRRQGVNQRKMLMDVPQADVVVTNPTHLAIALRYDRRTMKAPRIVAKGSRLNALRIREVARQHQVPILEDKPLARLMFKHGRVGGEIPAQVFAAVAEVLAWVYRVNAYRYYREQHAGT
- the fliP gene encoding flagellar type III secretion system pore protein FliP (The bacterial flagellar biogenesis protein FliP forms a type III secretion system (T3SS)-type pore required for flagellar assembly.); this encodes MRRSAGWIVRGLALVGLAACLVWGGVAEAQTVPAPEPAPASTGGMNLNIGVNGLSQASDVDSAIKVLFVITLLTLAPSLVLLMTSFTRIAIVLSFVRTALSVQGAPANQIIIGLSLFLTLFIMAPVWEEVDREALAPYRAGEIQGAEALDRATGPVRAFMLRQCRPKDVELFVGLAKLGPMAPEELPMKVVIPGFIVSELRTAFQMGFLLFVPFILIDLVVATVLMSMGMFMMPPMTISLPLKILLFVLVDGWNLIVRSVVLSFGG
- a CDS encoding flagellar biosynthetic protein FliO, producing MVFPIQAFRCRLPARAGLVVLLAASGLAVAAEPSAAGVPGDEALPLPGLGVSMIRLMGALALVLGLFLGGVWLVRNWQRLSAGRAGRPDLKVIEMRSLGARQALWVVGYRQQRMLVASSPSGVSLLTHLPEAGQDEVVPTAPSLDFQEAFRQVLGRRA
- the flhA gene encoding flagellar biosynthesis protein FlhA; the encoded protein is MAAPQTPSRISRLLGSGDLFLTAALFGTILLMILPVSPFLLDGLLAGSIAISLLILLVILYVKEPADFSGFPTLLLFVTLFRLGLNIASTRLILLDGYAGQIIQSFGDFVVRGNFVVGLVVFAILVIINFIVITKGAGRIAEVAARFTLDAMPGKQMAIDAELNAGVINEAEARERRRRVEQEADFYGAMDGASKFVRGDAVASILITLINVIGGFAIGIMQKGMTVADSLQRFTLLSIGDGLVSQVPALITSVAAGILVTRAAAKDDLGRELSKQLFLFPRAMFVLSGMLGIFALVPGLPTLTFLGLAVVTFLLARALKQHQGQLKEAEAAAGGGAGAGAKGAGGAGGGPAKPEGGAAEKLESLLPLDTLQIELGYGLVGLADGRRGGDLLERVTGVRKTFAQEMGMVVPPIRLRDNMQLGPNEYRFLLKGNPVVQGELMPGQWLAMNATNSKTVLRGMPTVEPVFKLPATWITEVERRNAELAGYTVVDAASVLVTHLSETIKRNAHEILSRQDVQTLVDNLKQTHSAIVSDLIPGMLNLGQIQRILQNLLAEGISIRNLSGILEKVADYAAVTKNPDELSEHARRALGWQIVKPYQQDNGMLRAITLDPRLEQQISQGVRQTPMEVSLVMEPRLARHLVEGLSGRIQQLLAVGQPPVVLCAPQIRLAFRRFFETTFAELAVLSYAEIPARVEVQSATTIPCPE
- the fliR gene encoding flagellar biosynthetic protein FliR, with amino-acid sequence MIPLTSEWLAGWVMVFLRASGLLMVFPVFSAPSVPVPIRVALGALLAFLVSPMVPGGVASGMDMAGLIGLMAAEVGIGLLFGFVCRMVFYAVEMAGAIIGAEIGLSLPPSYNPLTNSQASVPGTMLNYLATMLWLVLDLHHWMLVGFQRSFALLPVGTAGLPEAVLGEVLRWAGLVFVIALQMAAPVMAVSFIISLVFAVLGRAVSQMNVFTESFAVRLFSGLVVFGLGFQLMSHQIGNYLGRLPEDVVRIAALMRVRP
- a CDS encoding flagellar biosynthetic protein FliQ, which encodes MNPEFAAELLKSMMMQAVGLAAPFLLTAMLLGLAVSLFQTVTSIHEQTLTFVPKALGITGVLLVLLPYMLRTVIEFTVAVIERIPQMTR